The following coding sequences are from one Sciurus carolinensis chromosome 11, mSciCar1.2, whole genome shotgun sequence window:
- the LOC124958974 gene encoding olfactory receptor 8K3-like, whose amino-acid sequence MEESNLTVVHEFILMGITSRPELQAPLFGLFLIIYLVTVLGNLGMIILTKVDHNLQTPMYFFLRHLAVTDLGYSTAVGPKMLVNFVVDQNTISDHFCATQLAFFLLFIVSELFILSAMSYDCYVAICNPLLYTVIMSQRVCHVLVAIPYLYCTFVSLLVTIKIFTLSFCGYNVISHFYCDCVPLISLLCSDTHDIELIIMTFAAFDLISSLLFVLVSYLLIFIAILRMKSAEGRRKAFSTCGSYLTVVIVFYGTLIFMYVQPKSSHSFDTDKVASIFYTLVIPMLNPLIYSLRNKDVKYALRRTWNNLCNIFSLSFCKI is encoded by the coding sequence ATGGAGGAAAGTAATCTGACAGTGGTGCATGAGTTCATTCTGATGGGTATCACATCGCGCCCTGAGCTGCAGGCTCCACTGTTTGGGCTCTTCCTCATCAtctacctggtcacagtgctgggCAACTTGGGCATGATCATCCTCACCAAGGTGGACCACAACCTGCAaacacccatgtactttttcctgagACACTTGGCTGTTACAGATCTTGGTTATTCTACTGCTGTCGGTCCCAAGATGTTAGTAAATTTTGTTGTAGACCAAAATACAATCTCCGATCACTTTTGTGCTACACAGTTggctttctttcttctgtttattgtTAGTGAACTCTTTATTCTGTCTGCCATGTCCTATgactgctatgtggccatctgtaacccTCTCCTCTACACTGTCATCATGTCACAGAGAGTATGTCATGTATTAGTGGCAATCCCATATCTCTACTGCACATTTGTGTCTCTTCTAGTTACCATAAAGATTTTTACCTTATCCTTCTGTGGCTACAATGTTATCAGTCATTTCTACTGTGACTGTGTCCCCTTGATTTCTCTGCTATGTTCAGATACTCATGATATTGAACTAATAATTATGACCTTTGCAGCTTTTGATTTGATTTCCTCTCTTCTGTTTGTCCTGGTGTCCTACCTGCTTATCTTCATAGCCATTCTCAGGATGAAGTCAGCTGAGGGCAGGCGCAAGGCTTTCTCCACCTGCGGATCCTACCTGACTGTGGTCATAGTGTTCTACGGGACTTTGATATTTATGTACGTACAGCCCAAGTCCAGTCACTCCTTTGACACTGACAAAGTGGCTTCCATATTTTACACTCTGGTTATCCCCATGTTAAATCCCTTGATCTATAGCTTGAGGAACAAAGACGTAAAATACGCCCTACGGAGGACATGGAATAACTTgtgcaatattttttctttaagtttttgtaaaatatga
- the LOC124995347 gene encoding olfactory receptor 8K1-like, giving the protein MNHIENSNHTAVMQVTEFIHLGITDNPVLQVPLFGIFLVIYLVTVLGNLGMVILTHLDSKLHTPMYFFLRHLSITDLGYSTVIGPKMMVNFVVHKNSISYSGCATQLAFFEIFIITELFILSAMAYDRCVAICRPLLYVVLMAEKVCWGLVFAPYLYSTFVSLFLTAKLFTLSFCGSNVIRYFYCDCLPLLSMLCSDTHELELIILIFSGCNLLSSLLIVLISYMFILVAILRMNSTEGRYKAFSTCSSHLTVVVVFYGTLLFIYLQPKSSHAFIIDKMASVFYTLVIPMLNPLIYSLRNKDVKDALKRSLTRFKTPT; this is encoded by the coding sequence ATGAACCATATAGAGAACAGCAatcatactgcagtgatgcaggtTACAGAATTTATTCACTTGGGGATCACGGACAACCCTGTTCTGCAAGTACCACTCTTTGGAATCTTTCTGGTCATATACTTGGTCACAGTACTAGGAAATCTGGGCATGGTCATCTTGACCCATTTGGACTCCAAActgcacactcccatgtactttttccttagACATTTGTCAATCACTGATCTTGGTTACTCCACTGTCATTGGCCCAAAAATGATGGTGAATTTCGTGGTACACAAAAATTCCATTTCCTACAGTGGGTGTGCCACCCAGCTGGCATTCTTCGAGATTTTCATCATCACTGAACTGTTCATCCTCTCAGCAATGGCCTACGATCGCTGTGTAGCCATCTGCAGGCCACTTCTCTATGTGGTCCTCATGGCAGAGAAAGTGTGTTGGGGGCTGGTGTTTGCTCCCTACCTCTACAGCACATTTGTGTCCCTGTTTCTCACAGCTAAGTTATTCACATTGTCCTTCTGTGGCTCTAATGTCATCAGGTATTTTTACTGTGACTGTCTGCCTCTGCTCTCCATGCTCTGTTCTGACACACACGAATTGGAACTGATCATTTTGATCTTCTCAGGCTGTAATTTGCTCTCCTCCCTCTTGATTGTTCTCATATCTTACATGTTTATTCTTGTGGCCATTCTCAGAATGAACTCAACCGAGGGGAGGTACAAAGCCTTCTCTACCTGCAGCTCCCATCTGACAGTGGTGGTGGTGTTCTATGGGACATTATTGTTCATTTACCTACAACCCAAATCCAGCCATGCTTTTATTATTGATAAAATGGCCTCCGTATTTTACACTCTGGTGATCCCCATGCTAAATCCATTGATCTATAGTCTGAGGAATAAAGATGTAAAAGATGCTTTAAAGAGAAGTTTAACTAGATTCAAAACCCCCACTTAA